The Lycium barbarum isolate Lr01 chromosome 4, ASM1917538v2, whole genome shotgun sequence nucleotide sequence GCAGAAGTCAAGTATTGATATTGAATGCAAAGCTAACAAGATAATGGTGCACTGGGAGAGCCATCTAGTCCTGCCTGAGGAGACTGGAGGTGGTACACTCGTCTGAGACTATGTAGGCTAAAACTCCAATTAGCTAATGTCAATTATCAAAAGCTTATTGCAGTACTCTTAAGCTAAGCACAAATGAGGTCATGCACACAACAAAGTCTCAGTTATTTCATCTTGTTGGGGATGGACATCAAGAGATGAGCATTAAATTCTCAAGGATCTGACAAAAAGGGTACTTGACAAGCGACTTCAGTTTTACAGGGCTAGAGTTTGTACTAAATCACCAAGCCGAGAAAGAACCTGTACCTGAAGAAATTCAAATACACATATACGGAGTATTATTTTGAGAAAACCAAAGCAGCAGAATGGAAATCTTTTCCAAGGCCTTTCACAAGAATTTCATGATGCACTTCATGGGCTAGCAGTACAGAATAGAAGATCATGATAAACTGGCACAACATGTGATTATACCCCGAGGAATGATTtcaaaaataataattagttggaCTTACTCTCTGAGCTCTGGAGGATACTTGGATTTCGATTTGAATGCTGGTCTTTGGCCTTCTAAGCACATAAGCCTAGCAGCCTCTTGAGGAGACTTGGTATTAAAAGGTGGTGTTCCCTCCATCATCTGAGCCCAACAAAGTAAAATAAATAGATTGTGAAGAGCAGAGAGAAAAGATTCATAGCCATTTCATACTTCCAGGATGCTGATATGCCGATATCAGGATAAATAGAGGACAGACTTGCATTTTAAAAGAATAAGATCATCCAAGTATCACAAAGTGCTGCACCGAAATGggaatcaagaattcaacactattAAGCTACGACAAGAATTGAAGTATTTGACAAAAAGAAATCATACCTCGTAGACTACAAAGCCAAATGAATATATGTCCGCATTCCGGTCAAATATTTCATCTTTATAAATCTCAGGTGCCACATAGGGACCTACAAGTGAAAAAGAAATGAGTAAAGTAATAAACATAAACATTTTGAATCCTTTCATGCAATGAGCAATCAATATACTCCAATACATCACCAGAAGTTTCTGATCTATCAAAAATTACAATAAGACAAGAATGCTTTCTTTCAGAGTTGGAAATAATATGATTTAGAGTTTATATAATCGATGTTTGAGAAACTTACTTGAACGGTCAGCATCCTCCGGCTGCACCAACTTTGCTTTGTCAGGTGAAATTTTTGACAATCTAATCAGACCAAACCCAGCAACTTTCAGGTGACCTCCATTGTCCAGCAAAATATTTCTGGCACCTTACCAAAATTCCGAATATTAAAAATAATAGGAAATCCCAATGATACAGTCTAAATGATCAGTTAAAAGCCTTGGAGAACTAAAACATATAGTTGTCTTACTTTGGCTTTAAATTACAATGGATAATTGGGTCTGGTTTGCATTCGTGAAGGTAGTTCATACCCCTGAAAATCAACCAACATGACACAACATAGATATGTTCAGATAAAAGACGTAACCGAAACAATCACAATTGCCAAAGGACTGATTCAGGCATGAGAGATCATTTTGCTTTTATGACAAAGATAGACTTGCCTAGCAACATCAAGAGCAAATCTAAGCGCCTTTGAAGGAGATAGACGTCCCTTTTTCTGAAGATAGCTACCTAGATCACCCTGAAAAATTGCAAATGCATGCAATGCCAAATGTTAACTGCAAGGCTAAGGTAAAAATTGAGATCAAGGGCATAAAAAAATCCATAAGCATCAAGATCTCTACAACAAAGAAGTTGAATCTATTGCCAACTCTAGCTAAAATTTTAGCCAATGTTGAGTGTTCATTATAACAACGAATATTAGCATAAGTTGAACTGATAAAAAAGGTAAACAAGCTAAGTTTGTTGGGTGATAGGTCAGTGTGGAAAAGATTGACAGAGCCTACCCTGGGATGATACTCTGAGACTATCATCATCGGTATATTTTGTGTAACTGCTCCAACAAACTGAACTACATTCGGATGCCGTACTTTTTCTAGCAAAGTTAATTCATGGTTGAAAGTGTTTCTGCATGCAGTGGTGGAAATAACGCAAAGTTAGATATCAAAAGGTCAAACTTATGGAACTATAAATTTTGTACAATACTTGTTAAAAGGAAAAAATGAGCAAGCAGCTGCTTAAGTAAAAGCAAGGAAGGCCACATTCAAAACAGACTTTAAGCAGCTACATGGTCTATACAAGAATGAAGAAGATAATCTGCAAGAAGAAAATATGGCGTGCTTTGCCTGAATATTGAACTTCCCCGAAATTTTCAATCACTGAACAAATATATAACACGGTCCATAAGATTTAAAACAATAGAGAAATTAAAGAAATGTGCCCCTAATGTTTCCCCCAAAAAACAGGGCAATTACAAATACCCTGCTTCCTGATAATGACTCCAAGTCTATTGTGTTTTTTAATCAGTACGACTCCAAGTTCAATTGGAAACTTGTGGCAACAAGAGCAATGAAGATGACCAATTttctataatatatatacacgtgCATATATAATCTACAGGAAAAGGAAAGTAGTATCAGTTAGGACAATGACCATTCTGACTAGTAGGAGTAGCAGTAAATGCAAAAGAAGTTTAGCTAAAGTTGTGTTTCAAGTCTTGGGGGTTCAAAGAAATGTTAGGATGATAGGGCAAGAAGAAAGCTAAGCACCACAGATGATAAACCTAACTTCTTAACCTTAATAACAGATAAGGATAGAAATCAAGGATCTACAAATATAGCACATGACAAAATCAACTGATCCCCCAATAGCATTCTGCCAGCTTCACCAACTTACATCAATGTAAATAGTACCATTTCTATCCTACTTCAGTCGAATTTTCCTGAACTATGCATAAGTTCATCTTTTCTATCAAGTTTTGCTGTTTAAAAATATCAGCTTCAATGAAAAGATAACTGAAGTATGTGACTCATCCTTACACTGATTAGTGAAGCCATGAGGTTAGAGGATCCAAATTAAAAGTCCATATTAAATTGTCAGAAGAGGGTTTTACTTGTAGATCCATAATCCAATAAAAACTTTGATATGAGGCCTCTCATGATACAGGACACAGAAGCAAAAATACAGAGTATCTACAGAAATCCGATAAGCATATGGGAGTTGCAGAGCAGCTAAAACATACATGCTTTCAGGGTCTGTATAGCTATCCTTGTCAAGTATTTTTACCGAAACTTTCGTGCCATTCCATTTGGCAACTTGATATGAACCCTGTCAAAAGTTAAAAAAGAAAATTGTAGACAAATTGTTGGGAATAAATTCAAAAATTAGGCACCCAAAAGCATCACATGAAATGAGTGGGCCCGGTGTCTCATGGCTTCATtcaagaagctaagaaagaaataaaaaatggTGATACAATCTAATTGGTTCAGGCTTCCTTCAATTTTAAACGGAATTTAAGTATTTCAATTTAAGGCCTGATTGTGCTTTCATCACTCAATCATAATTGAAACATCACAGTACTGATTAACAAAACATAGAACACTTGCCTTTGAGATTCCATCACTTTTGCGGACTTGAAGCTCCAGAGGGTTTAGTTCATATTCTGGAACTTCTCGTGGATTTGCTACAGCCATTGGCGTCTTTCTGACTTTCTAGCAACATAACACATGCTTCTATGAGTGCCAGAACATATGGAACCTCAGTCTAACTTGGACTTTGTACCCACTTACCGGGACTTTGGCTCCACGGGCCTTCAGTATTTTGTAAACTTCATCATTACCATAGTATTTGGCATCAGCTGCCGCCTGTCACAGCCTCTTATAATAGTCAAAGTTGGAAGATAAGGGAAAAAGTAAAAGATTTAAACATTTTTTCCTGAAATCCATAGTTTAGGGCCTTAAGCTCTAATTTTGTATCATTTATTTCAATCAGATTTTTTGACGAAATTACTTTAATTCTAAAGTTAACTAAAACAGCATCGATGAATTAAGGAGTAAAAAgcaaaaaagtaaaaaagaaaacaaaaagttaCTTCAGCTGTTGAGTTCAGAAAGCATAGAGCATCAAGATttacatttagatatgcagtacCAGACTCGTTATTGCTTGACTGTTATAAAATATGAACTTTTGTGGTTTGGTTTCCTGTCCGTAGTTTATGATAGCATTTTGCACATTCTAAGGACCTAAATCTGATTATTCATGAGAAGGAAAAGCTCGTACAAATTCTTGTTCATCATAAGAATATCAAGCAGGATGTCAATATTTTCTCAAAGTAGAGAATCTCCAACAGTGAAGTATTTGAATATAACCGAAGGAAGTAGGAAGAAGAAAGCAAAAGCAAGCTCTCCATTTATCGAGTTCTTTCTTATTAAAAGATTGACTTATTCCCATAAACGGAGTTTTTTCTCATGAATTTCTTCTTTCtctaatcctattcataagtaaCAGCTCTTCACCAGTTTATGCAACAAAATTCTTAGCAGTTTTAAATTGGGAGGCCAACCTATTTCGTTATGAGTTTTTTACTAACTGAAATCTGTACCACTTCTTTCTCCGTTGTCCCTAGTAAATTCAAGAAACAATAGTGGGAATTAAAAACTACAGTTTCATTACATATCCTACAACAATTTAACGAACAACAGCaataacatacccaatgtaatcccacaagtgagaTATGTTGTACGCAGAATgttgtacgcaaaccttacccctacctcgtggAGGCACAGAGGTTGTTTCctaaagaccctcggctcaagtgcAGTTGTAGACATCGAAATTTTGTTGGACTACAAGACAAGCCCAATATCTGTTAGGGTTTCGTGGAGACTACTCTACCCCAGACCCTAGCTTACGCCTATATAAAGGGACACATATTTCCTTAAAAAGGCATCTCaaatatcccataaactcatgggtattcaaaaagaggtcaatatgtggtcagatatttcttgacaaccaaatacttcaagaagatccaCAATATCCTTTCATGGAGATCAAATGAATCATCCTACTTTCAAGAAATACGCTACTAACGGTCCTCGAATTACGGAAAAAAaataggagagaagaatcaagggatGAACAGATTTGTACTCACAATCTTGATAAATAAAATtactctttttatttattttttggttgcagtttattttccatatttgaaaatttgttgcaaacaGCAGCAAATTAAAGTAGTTATGAAAAACCAAATACAGCAGTGAAGAAAATATGGCAACTAATGAGGAAAGCAGTACAAAAAAGAACAGTAAAAATGGAGAAATAGTGCGATAACCAAAACACAATAAACAAAAGAAGTTAACAGATATCAAAAGCAAAAAACTACATGAATAAGGTTAATACTACGACAGACTCGGTGCTGCAGACTACCACCAAGCCTAATCCCGCCGAAAAGCGAGACAACGCTCAACTACCTACTATCTTTCCACCCTAATCCGCAACCTCCATACCCTCCCATATAACGTCATGTCCTCCGGCTACAATAATTTACcaaacaaaaacaagaaaaagtttTGGCTTTCAAAATAATACTCTcttcgtccatttttacttgtcatgtatactaaaaatagatgtccacttttacttatcTAGAATGGAAAACCACgagataatttatcatttcatacatactttacccttattattaattattgggttGGAAACTTCAAGCAATTGTTAGTAGTTGCataacttttaaagtatgtttgattgaATTCAATTATTTAGATGATTTACTAATAACTAGGGGTGATATAGTAACattgtcattttatttattgctccgTGCGCCAAGTCAAAcaaggacaagtaaaaatggacagaGGGAGTAAGATTTATACCGTGCTACCCCAACGATCACGGGCATCCATATTAGCCTTCCTACTCAACAACAACTTAGCAACTTCAACATGACCTTCACAAGCAACAATATGAAGAGCAGTCCTTCCATCCAAATCAATACTATTAACATCAACCCCTTCATCTAACAAGTCCTCAACTCCCTTCACATCTCCTTTACATGCCATAAATAACAACTGCATAGTTGAATCAAGATTCTCTGGCACACTTATAACCTCTTCACCATTTTCAAGACTCCTTCTAATTGGATCAAGTGACGATTGCCTCCCAAAACTGAACCTTAAATTGTTCTTCCTTCTTGGATCCAATGAAGTTTGCCTCTTGAAACTCAATTTAAATGACCCTGTTGAGAATTGCCTTGATATTCCTCTCTTTAACTGTGCTGCTAACTCCATTTTTACAGCTAAATCAAGAAACCTACTATTTGTTACACCACAGATAATGCTGAAGCAAGAAATAAATCCACATAGAGAATTATGTGATTTGACTAATTCCACTGTAGCAGAAATGTGGATAGAGGGAATACAGATTAGAGATCCTGTTCTACTTTACCCAGAAATTAACACATGATTTTTGAGCTGATAATcaagaattgtttttttttttttttttttaaaaagattaaCATAAAGCAATTAAAGAAAACCCAAATCATGAAAAAGACAGACGAACCACCATGACGGCCCAATTAGGAAAAAAATAAGTAGAAATGAATATTTTATCTACATGGGTGAGCTGATGAAAAGTCAAGAAAGGTAAGTTGAGAAAGAAAACATAAAAAGTGGAGAAAATAAATTCATATAGAGAATTATGTAAATTTGACCAATTCCACTGTAGCAGAAATGTACATAGAGAGTATACAGATTAGAAATCCTGTTCTAATTTACCCAGAAATTAGCACATGATTGAGCTGATAATCAAGTTgggggttaaaaaaaaaataccggAACGTAAAAGTAAAGCAATAAAAGAAAACCCAAATCTTGAAAAAGACATGCGCTAGTAAGGGGgaaaaaaaatactccctcccttctaatttgtttgttttatttgGACTTCACATGAAGTTTaataaagtaaataaatattatgaatattgtgatcttaaattaaaaatatgtaaaatatacaaaaataatttttaatctTGTAATCTTAATCATGTGGAAAGCCGaaattaatgatttttttttttaaaaaaggtacaacaacaacaacaacaacaaacccagtataatcctaccatgtggggtctggggaggatagagtgtacgcagacctaacccccaccttgaaaggtagggcggctgtctccgaaagaccctcggctcaagagaggaaagcaagataaaaggtcagataaggacaagcatatcgaaaacaagatgaaaacaaggaataacaaaagagagaaagtcatggtagaacagtatGGAAAGAAAGAAGCATTAACTACTATAATAAATAAGatgcaataaacaaatgagcagaactacaactactatggtggaaCGATAAgtcacctagccttctatcctaatctgagtcctccacaacctcctatctaaggtcatgtcctcggtgagctgaaactgtgtcatatcctgtctaatcacctctccccaatactttttcggcctccctttgcctctcctgaaaccgtccatagccagcctctcacacctccgcactgaggcatctgtgtctctcctcttcacatgcccaaaccacctcagcctcgcttcccgcatcttgtcctccaccgatgtcaCTCCCACCTTGtttcggatatcttcattcctaattctatccctcctagtatgcccacacatccaccgcagcattcgcatttccgcgactttcatcttctgaacatgagattttttgactgaccaacactccgccccgtacaatagagtcggtctaaccaccactttgtaaaacttgcctttaagttttagtggcactttcttatcacacagcactccggaagcgagcctccatttcatccaccctgcaccaatacgatgtgaaacatcgtcgtcgatatccccatctccctgtataatagtgttatatcccatatttttatatgtcgagctattcgcaagagaatcgactcaagttaaagatggGATCATTTTCGGGCTCGAAATagaattttttcttttatttccgaTCTCTATTGGGAAatgaattgtttataaattttacttggtgtaaaaatattaatggaagttgggattaatttaccatgattagattattaagtgggattaaaaatttaattagtcattaaacaagtcactagtgcactaagtgggccccaccaagacatgtgatcaaatttaattggctcaagccttgagtgggacacttgtcactcTTAGGGGCTGCCTATATAAGGAAAAATCTGATGTTTAAGTGTTCATTTTATCATCTTCAACATTACAAGAAAAGAGAAAAACCTAGAGATAGAGAAGGGGGGGCTCACGGCCATGGTGAAAAAAATCCATGTTCACCAAGCTTGGTCCAATTAATTTTTCCATGGTGTTGTAAATCAAATGGAGGTCTTTGGGAACATGAATTGGTCCTTGAGAGCAGCAAGAATGGTCTTTAATTGAAGCCATTAAATTCAGCAAATTAAGGAGCAACTTGCTAAGGTAAGAGTTAATTATTTTTCCATATGTTTTAGGACGAATTTGcttgtgttgtggatggtttgaatGTGTTATGGTGagtataaatgaatgaaaatcatgaaattatgtatcttgatattgaagcatggttgaagccaCGAAATTATGTAGCTTGATGTTGAAacatagttgtaacttggtaacatgaattgtacgaatgttggaatgttgttgaatggcgtaggggctgttttaattgaaatttgctGAACTGATTTGagttaatattttggttgttgtaatcatggattatgtgatgagaatgaaggaatttaatggttaaagTTGGagtaaaaaaaattgttgtgAGTTGATGTAAGAATTATAGAGACAATAATGTGATTTACTTACATATGAAtggatgatgtggtgtcgtgtggctgctgttgtatttcccagaaatttgctggaaatattgtgtaacttGTTTGGAATGTCCTTGGACATTGttagtatgggttcgggttagtatgtgaatatataagcgtcgattttggcttgaacgtaagtagttgaattgaatttatgtaagttgttgAATAATGGAAAAGaaagctattattgttgttttgtctttcggattggttgttgatgttgttaggttggttgttgttgttgttgttggttgataTGGCCGAAtcaaattctcggggtagcctatttacaggggaaatgctgcccaaatttctgtagaattaagggcgaatttggaatttaatgcccaaaaagtctttagctaatgtttggcattttatggcttgtttgtagaccttgggcagcccgaatcataggttggatttagcttgagtttggatcgtattggagagcgtttgaggtatgtaaagtaatcttccttcttcggcatgccttagttaaaataggctatgatataagcctcgaggaaactctattctcacaatccgagcatgtttatgaatcgcatttgttctttggcatccttgccttgtcatggcaaaacgttgatccttatgttcttggaatccataatttgtaaagattacatgaaagctgatttttgttttaaagttcattctttagcgattccaagacttcaaacgcccataatttcctcagaaaagctcggattgctttgaaattttcgtaggagtttgtatgatataaaatgagtatgtttttcataggcgggctcagttcgggtctatactcgtccgtgggtcccgcgacgccctttttgaaattcgacaactttgaaacaaaaagtgataatttttattctgatttcgaatatgactattttacttatccttcagatttataataattattttatgcatatgattcctcactactccgctcgtgcctactgtgatatcgttcaccggttcccgggccggttctgttgtcgtgcgctttgtgatacattccggtgttatgctgtgattatggttcaccgtgctcctcgctcgagggccgggttccacttatgtttggcgttatgctgtgtttggcgttatgctgtgttgtgatgtgtgacggggattcggagatttgaaactttctggtgttatgctgtgttgtggcgccatcgacaggcgggcgaccacattttccagtgccctatgcataatttatactttggaaataaacattttgatatgtattattttctatatatctgattcgattattattcagatttatttctgtaccttctgctttgcatactcagtacatatttcgtactgacccccttctccgggggctgcgtttcatgcccgcaggtacagacgcacaccctggtgatccacctgtttaggacaccctttctgctattcggagtgctcctctctttccggagcttatacttttggtatatatatttattagtgcatttgtatatattcgttcatgggtacggcggggccctgtcccgtcatatgattctgtcggtctgtttagaggtctgtggacatgtttgtgggttagggtctttctgtatagatatatgtacatgtcgtttgggcgatcccatacgccgaggcggccggtccgcatatgttgtttgggcgatcctatacgccgaggcggccggtccgcatatgtttatatattgcttggttagccctgtgtgacttttgttggtattttctgcgtgcagggtatattggatagtccgtaaagcaaaggaaactctgtcgaaattttctggaaattacctaaatttgaaataaagtcttgtcggcttccgccatatactagaatgagttgatagaatttgagataatatttgatagatgggttcgggtgcccagatcgggcactagtcacggcctacgaggttgggtcgtgacaaatagacccaagatatttgaaacttcctttcttttgaatggcctgggtaccaagcctcacttcctcgtcagactcacgcggtaggccactgaacctgcattccaagtattctgtcttggtcctactcaatttaaatcctttagactccaacgtctgtctccagccctccagcttatcgttaactccatagcgagtctcgtcaatcaggactatgtcatccgcgaacaacatacaccaaggcacctcaccttgtatttgtcgcgtcaattcatccatcaccaaggcgaatagaaacgggctaagagctgatccctgatgcaaccccatcataacagggaagtgctccgagtctcctcctaccgtccttaccctggtcctagctccatcatacatgtcctttatcgctctaatgtacaccataggcacacctttagcctccaagcatctccataggacctctcttggcactttgtcgtaggccttttctaggtcaatgaataccatgtgcaagtccctcttccgctccctatactgctccaccaatctccttacaatatgaatggcttttgtagtcgagcgccccggcatgaatccaaactggttctctgaaatagacacacctctcctcaccctcatttccaccaccctttcccacactttcatagtgtgacttagcagcttgatacccctatagttgttgcagctttgaatgtctcccttgttcttgtacacgggaatcattgtactccacctccattcttccgaCATCTTCGTTGTCTTGAGAATGACATTAAACtacccagtcagccactccaatcctaccctgcctgcattcttccaaaattccccaagGATCTCGTCAGGTCCAGTCGCttttcccctgcgcatcctacgaacaactcctttaacctcctcaacctttatactcctacaatatccaaagtcgcgacgcctatccgagtgctccaagtctcctaacacaatgtctctgtcccatCCTTTgttcaagagttcatgaaagtatgactgccatctctgtctaatgcgggtttcctgtaccaacacttggccatcctcgtccttgatgcacttcacttgatccaagtcgc carries:
- the LOC132636045 gene encoding integrin-linked protein kinase 1-like isoform X1, which gives rise to MELAAQLKRGISRQFSTGSFKLSFKRQTSLDPRRKNNLRFSFGRQSSLDPIRRSLENGEEVISVPENLDSTMQLLFMACKGDVKGVEDLLDEGVDVNSIDLDGRTALHIVACEGHVEVAKLLLSRKANMDARDRWGSTAAADAKYYGNDEVYKILKARGAKVPKVRKTPMAVANPREVPEYELNPLELQVRKSDGISKGSYQVAKWNGTKVSVKILDKDSYTDPESINTFNHELTLLEKVRHPNVVQFVGAVTQNIPMMIVSEYHPRGDLGSYLQKKGRLSPSKALRFALDVARGMNYLHECKPDPIIHCNLKPKNILLDNGGHLKVAGFGLIRLSKISPDKAKLVQPEDADRSSPYVAPEIYKDEIFDRNADIYSFGFVVYEMMEGTPPFNTKSPQEAARLMCLEGQRPAFKSKSKYPPELRELIEECWDPEAYVRPTFSEVIVRMNKIFANCSKKGWLKDTFKLPWL
- the LOC132636045 gene encoding integrin-linked protein kinase 1-like isoform X2 is translated as MELAAQLKRGISRQFSTGSFKLSFKRQTSLDPRRKNNLRFSFGRQSSLDPIRRSLENGEEVISVPENLDSTMQLLFMACKGDVKGVEDLLDEGVDVNSIDLDGRTALHIVACEGHVEVAKLLLSRKANMDARDRWGSTAAADAKYYGNDEVYKILKARGAKVPKVRKTPMAVANPREVPEYELNPLELQVRKSDGISKGSYQVAKWNGTKVSVKILDKDSYTDPESINTFNHELTLLEKVRHPNVVQFVGAVTQNIPMMIVSEYHPRGDLGSYLQKKGRLSPSKALRFALDVARGMNYLHECKPDPIIHCNLKPKNILLDNGGHLKVAGFGLIRLSKISPDKAKLVQPEDADRSSPYVAPEIYKDEIFDRNADIYSFGFVVYEMMEGTPPFNTKSPQEAARLMCLEGQRPAFKSKSKYPPELREYRFFLGLVI